One Diceros bicornis minor isolate mBicDic1 chromosome 26, mDicBic1.mat.cur, whole genome shotgun sequence DNA segment encodes these proteins:
- the ZNF597 gene encoding zinc finger protein 597, producing MASTLPTMGAQGPVLFEDLAVYFSQEECVSLHPAQRSLSRDTTQESFEDMALIGGEGKTEINQQVNLESMGLEELALEKYSIAVPLVCYPEESSENGVGNLERKISGGTSACKKRFISLLVTIENHTPLIELSQCLGTKALSEILEFPREEAKNSFKCPECDQSFSDNSYLVLHQKTHSGEKKYKCSDCGKIFNHRANLRTHRRIHTGEKPYHCAECGSSFRQHSHLSRHMNTHKKEKPYTCGICGRGFMWLPGLAQHQKTHAAIKAYECTNCGKYFCQKANLALHEKMHTSATQYQYTQCVKCFRQPSHPALPEKGHKDDSEHCSDCGENLLSFSKFKPLKCPECAMTFLLISELISHQSIHRGEKPQKCKTCAKSFVLGSELACHQKSHTGEEPFKCTMCGKNFRLNTHLVTHQRTHIKNTT from the exons ATGGCGTCCACCCTCCCAACAATGGGGGCCCAG GGACCAGTGCTGTTTGAGGATCTGGCTGTGTATTTTTCTCAAGAGGAGTGTGTGAGTCTGCACCCTGCCCAGAGGTCCCTCAGCAGAGACACCACACAGGAGAGTTTCGAGGATATGGCCTTGATAG GAGGGGAAGGCAAGACTGAGATTAATCAGCAGGTAAATCTAGAATCTATGGGACTTGAAGAGCTTGCCCTAGAAAAGTACTCCATTGCTGTACCCCTTGTCTGTTACCCAGAAGAATCCTCTGAGAATGGAGTTGGAAACCTTGAAAGGAAAATATCTGGTGGAACTTCTGCTTGCAAAAAAAGGTTCATAAGCCTTTTAGTTACCATTGAAAACCATACCCCATTAATAGAACTGTCTCAATGTTTAGGAACCAAAGCACTTTCTGAAATTCTTGAATTTCCCAGGGAAGAAGCCAAAAATTCATTCAAGTGTCCTGAATGTGACCAAAGCTTCAGTGATAATTCATACCTTGTTTTGCATCAGAAAACTCACTCAGGAGAGAAAAAGTATAAATGTAGTGACTGTGGGAAAATTTTCAATCATAGAGCCAACCTGAGGACACACAGGAGAATCCATACTGGTGAGAAGCCTTATCATTGTGCTGAGTGTGGCAGCAGCTTCCGCCAGCACTCACATCTGTCTCGGCACATGAATACCCACAAGAAGGAGAAACCGTACACATGTGGCATATGTGGGAGAGGTTTTATGTGGCTCCCAGGATTGGCACAGCATCAGAAAACCCACGCTGCCATAAAAGCTTATGAATGCACTAACTGTGGTAAATATTTTTGTCAGAAAGCAAATCTTGCTTTGCATGAGAAAATGCACACATCAGCCACCCAGTACCAATACACTCAGTGTGTGAAATGCTTCAGGCAGCCCTCACACCCTGCCCTTCCTGAGAAGGGGCACAAGGATGATTCTGAACACTGCAGTGATTGTGGGGAAAATTTGCTTTCATTCTCGAAATTCAAACCCTTAAAATGTCCTGAGTGTGCAATGACTTTTCTTCTTATCTCTGAGCTTATTTCCCATCAGAGTATTCATAGAGGGGAAAAGCCCCAGAAATGCAAAACATGTGCAAAAAGTTTTGTTTTGGGCTCAGAGCTTGCATGCCACCAGAAGAGCCACACAGGAGAGGAACCTTTTAAATGTACCATGTGTGGGAAAAATTTCAGGTTGAATACGCATCTCGTTACTCATCAGCGAACCCATATAAAAAACACCACGTAG